AATATCATTAACTATATGGGTGTGCTGATCACCATTTGGGGGATTGCCACTATTTTTCTTTTCAAGCCACGCCATCTTGCCAGCACGGAAAGAATCAAAAAATAGATGTCCTATATTAGTTAACCAGGCCTGTTTATTATTCTTTTTTAATATGATTGAAATTATCCAAAAAGCATTAAATGTCTATTCCCCTGTTTCTCTTCAAACCGCAGAAACCCTGGCCGGAACAGCAGAAGTACGTGTCCTTAACTGTGAAGATTTCCTGGAACAGGAACAGCAAACTATAAAATCTGAATTTATTGTACTGGAGGGTATTGTAAGAGGATATATATTAAACACCGAGGGAGAAGATGTTACGGTGAATTTTTATGTAACTGGCAATGCCGTTACGCCCGCTATCATGCGCGGTATCAATAACAAGTCTGTGTATAACGTCCAGGTTATTTCAGACAAGGCTTCCGTTTTAGTATTCAATAATACAAGAATGGAGGAGTTAATGCCTTATAGTGCAGACCTGCAGCAATTTGGGAACATCGTACTGATGATGGACAGTATGCGCAGAATGGAAAAGGAAGTGCTGCTGCTGAAAGAAAACGCCAAAGGGAAACTAGACTGGTTCAGAAAAATATACCCCGGTCTTGAAAATGAGATACAACATTATTATATAGCATCCTACCTCGGTATCACCCCTACTTCATTGAGTAGAATACGGGCTAATTCGTAATTTCTAAAAAAATCTTGCCAAATGTAAATGGAGTTTGATTTGATTTTTTAAAATTTTGCACTGTTGTTTTGTCCTCGTTTACTTATGACGTTCGTCTTATAGTAACGAAGAACCGTGCCGTACATTGTAGTATTTAAACTGGCTGTTGTGATACCACTACACATCGCCCTGGCATTGCTTTGGGTATATGTTGGTATTATTACTGGCCGGTAGTTCTTTGTATATCCGATGAAAATTTTAAAATAAAAGTAAGTTCATGAAAAAAGGATTTCTAATTGGTTTGTTTGCCTTCGCAGTTATTTCCCCAAATGCCAATGCCCGGCCGGGGAAATTAATGGATAAAGCGAAACCCGGCGCCAGCAAGACAAAAGATAAATGAACCCGGCATTATAGCATACAAGCAGACTGCGCGTTACATCAGGGTATCCTATAAGGATAAGAAGAATGATAATTGCTATTATGACAATGTCATTTTTGAACACCCCTATGAAGGCAATGGTAAGTATGGAAGTCTGAAAGTACGCACGAATGGTGAGCGCATAGATTGTAGTAAAATCAAATAATATGCATCAAACAATTCATTTTGACAGCAAGGGGCTGCGCTTAAGCGGCCACCTGTTTTACCCTAAAGAGTTTGTGCCCGACCAAAAATATCCGGCCATTGTTGTAGGGGGTTCCTGGACAACCGTAAAGGAACAGATGAGCGGCTTATATGCCCAACATTTATCTCAGCATGGATTTATTACCCTGGCCTTTGATCCCACCTATTTTGGAGAAAGTGAAGGGGAACCAAGATATTGGGAAAATCCTGAGGCTAAGATTATGGACTACAAAAATGCCATAACATTTTTGCAATCCGTTCCCGGCGTAGATAGTGAGCGCATTTTTCTTGTAGCCGTTTGTGCCAGCGCCGGTTATATGGCCACTGTTGCGGCAGGTGATGAACGGGTAAAAGGCCTGGCGACTGTGGCCGCCTGGCTTCACAATGCAGCAACTGTGAAACAGATATATGGGGGAGAAGAAGGGGTCAGCGAAAAAATAAAACAATCGCAAATCGCGCAGCAACGTTTTACCGAAACAGGCGAGGTGACCTATATTCCGGCTATCAGCACTTCCGACTCCAGTGCGGCTATGTTTGGCCCTTATGATTATTATTTAAACAGCACGAGAGGAGGTATTCCACAATGGAATGCCGATAAATTTGCCGTGATGAGCTGGGAAGGATGGCTCACGTTCGATCCGCTGCCATTAGCGACCTCTATCAGGCAGCCGGTATTGATGATACATGCTGATGAAGCTGTATTGGCTGAAAATGTAAAGCGTTTTTTTAAAGACATTCCACATACACATAAAACGATGTATTGGACAACGGGAACGCAATTTGATTTTTACGATAACCCTGTAAATGTATCAGAAGCAGTTGCTGCTATCTCTGTTTTTTTTGACTTAAATAAGCTGTAATAAATATTTCAAATGGAACAAGCAATTATCCAGGCTATTACTACTCTTTTTGCAGGGGCCGACGAGCGGAACTGGCGAAAAGTAAAAGAAGTAATGGGTGAAACCGTGTTACTTGATTATTCATCCATGAACGGAAATGCGGCATCATCACTTACTCCACTGCAAATTGCCGGATCCTGGGCGGCTTTCCTGCCGGGTTTCGACAAAACACATCACCAGTTATCTGATTTTAAAGTTGCAAAAAATGATACTGTAGCAACAGTTAATTTCAGTGGTAAGGCCACACACTGGATTGGAAATGATAGTTGGGTAGTGGAGGGCACATATGATGTCAAGCTGTTATTGCAAAACGATCAATGGTTGATTGCAGTAATGAAATTCAATTTCGAAAAGCAAAGCGGACATACCGGATTACCGGCATTAGCAACGGAACGTGCGAAAATGCGGTAAGCATTTCTTGTGAAATAATTGCTAACTTGTTTTTATTGAACAATTTCTACTTTAGTTGTCCCCGGTCATGATGTTCAATCGTTATAAATACGAACATAAAATTTAAACCATGAACGAATTCGTTTTCATCTTCAGAAACAGTGTAACTGAAGGTTCCAAACCTTCGCCCGAACAAATGCAACAATTACTGACCGACTGGATGAACTGGATGGGCAGTATTGCGGCGCAGGATAAACTGGCAGACAAAGGTAACCGCCTTTCAATGAGCGAAGGGAAAACCGTAAAGCCCGGCAATGTATTGACCGACGGGCCTTACACCGAAGTAAAGGAATTTATTAACGGTTACATTGTTGTAAAAGCTGCTACTATTGACGAAGCAGTTGTACTGGCCCAGGAATGCCCCATTCTTAAAATTGGTGGTTTTGTAGAAGTGCGGAAAATAGTAACTCCAGAGGATAACAGTTAACACAGGCGAAGTAAAGAAATCCAGGATAGCGATGAAACTACCGCTATCCTGGATTTCCTTTTAAATGATTTGGCAACCCATACAGGCGAAATTAATATAATGGCTACTGATGAACATGCAGTAAACAAGCTGATTCCACATTTGTTCCGGCAGGAATATGCGAAGATGACGGCTGTTTTGAGCCGTTACTTTGGTTGGCAGTATATAGATGTGGCAGAAGATATTGCCAGCGAGACGTTTCTAAAAGCAACCGAATACTGGCTACCGCATGGTATTCCGGCAAATCCTTCAGCATGGCTGTATGCCGTTGCCCGTAACAAGGC
This window of the Chitinophaga sancti genome carries:
- a CDS encoding Crp/Fnr family transcriptional regulator — translated: MIEIIQKALNVYSPVSLQTAETLAGTAEVRVLNCEDFLEQEQQTIKSEFIVLEGIVRGYILNTEGEDVTVNFYVTGNAVTPAIMRGINNKSVYNVQVISDKASVLVFNNTRMEELMPYSADLQQFGNIVLMMDSMRRMEKEVLLLKENAKGKLDWFRKIYPGLENEIQHYYIASYLGITPTSLSRIRANS
- a CDS encoding alpha/beta hydrolase, with product MHQTIHFDSKGLRLSGHLFYPKEFVPDQKYPAIVVGGSWTTVKEQMSGLYAQHLSQHGFITLAFDPTYFGESEGEPRYWENPEAKIMDYKNAITFLQSVPGVDSERIFLVAVCASAGYMATVAAGDERVKGLATVAAWLHNAATVKQIYGGEEGVSEKIKQSQIAQQRFTETGEVTYIPAISTSDSSAAMFGPYDYYLNSTRGGIPQWNADKFAVMSWEGWLTFDPLPLATSIRQPVLMIHADEAVLAENVKRFFKDIPHTHKTMYWTTGTQFDFYDNPVNVSEAVAAISVFFDLNKL
- a CDS encoding nuclear transport factor 2 family protein, whose amino-acid sequence is MEQAIIQAITTLFAGADERNWRKVKEVMGETVLLDYSSMNGNAASSLTPLQIAGSWAAFLPGFDKTHHQLSDFKVAKNDTVATVNFSGKATHWIGNDSWVVEGTYDVKLLLQNDQWLIAVMKFNFEKQSGHTGLPALATERAKMR
- a CDS encoding YciI family protein, with protein sequence MNEFVFIFRNSVTEGSKPSPEQMQQLLTDWMNWMGSIAAQDKLADKGNRLSMSEGKTVKPGNVLTDGPYTEVKEFINGYIVVKAATIDEAVVLAQECPILKIGGFVEVRKIVTPEDNS